Within the Danaus plexippus chromosome 25, MEX_DaPlex, whole genome shotgun sequence genome, the region GATGATAACCTCTTTCATGAATGACCTCCGTTCATCTCAAGTAAAACAAAGTATCCTAATATcctaaatacatacatttaaatggtGAGCATCCGTATGAATGATAGTTAGGAAAAGACTTGTGCATAAGTTAACACAATGTAGAAGAAGCTTTTTTAGTtggttaatattgttattaaagtactatttatagaaatttgaATTTGTAGTGTCATTgtccaaaattattatttgcaatAGAATTAAGAgcgaattataattttagtattttttcatCTTCATAACGATAACTATATCATTAGTGGCTTCATTGTAAGAAAGGAACActcaaattaatgaaaaattgtcTCGATGACAAAATCGATCTCTcgaatcaaatattaaatgtgcCAGCCTCATACTTCCCTCTCAAGACTCAACATTTATCGTCTTTAAGATGTACAACGTCCAAGTAAACTTTGATAGTGGCGGTAACAGTCTGAGAGTCCTATAGAGTATAGAGCTGCGCGCGTATCGAGAAGCAGTATAGTTTGGTGTGTTATACATACGGAAATGATATCCTTGATGATGGCCTTGTCGGTGGACATTTTGGCGCGGTTGATGACGGACACGTTGGGTCCCACCCACGTCATCAACATGAACTTCTTCCTCTTCGACATCTCGTCCCCCATCTGCATCCTGATATGGTACAAGGTCGTTAGCATTACCGACGGTGTCAACATTGCTGAGTGTGTGTCGTCTGTGTACCTGAGGTATCCGAACGCTCTCTCGTCGTCGGCGAAGTGCGTGCGGAACTCTGAGAAGTCTCCGCCGCGCGCCGCACACACGATCCGCGTGCCCTCGAACTTGAACACCGCCCTGCGGGGTCACAACCTTACAATATTTACctctcatataatttattttgtatcaatattaatggtttaaacttatttctttCTGAGAACTTAATCtctaaaaaataacttcacTCACGTACGTTGTATTTCtagtttttttatctataaaggTCGGGGGactgatttaaatatacatatttgatttCTTCGTAATCAAATTAgcaactaaatattataaagtaagcTACTGGGaaatataaaacctataataatttttctctttattcTTGTTGCTATATTGttacagaatttttaaaaacaacatgaTTGATTCCTACTGTCAGTCCGACCCTTTGTCTCGTggtatattagtatattttattcgtcaTCCTTCATGCGGCAGCGTCTGCCGTGTCCTGTACCCTACCTCCTGATGGGGGGCATCTCGTACCCTACGTACCACTCAGTGGGCGAGGAGTCCGAGCGCACGTCCTCGTAGGCGGCCCGTATCGTGTCCCGGTCCAGACCCGTCGTCATGGTAacctaatattaataaatacaatacaattaatacataaaaaatagagGTAACAAGGCATACTTAAACCAAAAAAACTGGACAATCAACATCGACATCACGTGTCCATTGGGAGAAAGTATTAGACtacaaaaatcataaataatataatcaataaagcGATGCACAGCCAGCTCATGAAAGCCGCTGCCGTATTGTCTGTCTGTTCTGGCCAGACTCTGACTTTACTCCTACTTTGCAATTGGCTGTAGTGCCACAAGCGATGGATAGACCGAGAGACGAAGTAGTGAAATTACTTAAACAAGAAGGCGATCGGTCGTTAGCTCAATTACCAAATATACATTTCGTTAAGTTCGTATGAAGAAGACTCTTGTAAGTAGAGCACGATACAAAAACACTACGCTAACGCAGGACATCTTTCTGACCAAGTCATCTCATGTTTCTGTAAAAGTGTcagagtattttatttgtttgtttttgtgaacGTCGATGGTGGGTCTACAACTAAACTCAATAATTACTTTTGCATATTTGGAGCGCCCGCGACCTCTCAAACACATGTtcctacatttttttcttctactGTAAGAATGTACGAAcgctgtttttatatattatcacaCTCGAGATGGTCTCTGGTTCCTTGCTCGTTTGtatgaatgtttaataaaatctttcttGATATTAACCAGAGTGCTATTTTTAGgatagtatattaatttataaaaatgagtgTAGATTTGACGTTCAGCCATTAGGTACATTTATTAAGAGGCCAGCGAAAGTCATGACATGAGAGTGTTGCACGGTTTTATAATTAcctatattttgaatatttctgGTACgcacttttatttttagtcacATTGTTATCCTGTCACTCAGGATGATTGCCAGAAGTGCTCCTTTCTTCCGACTGCTGTCCGTGAGACGATACCTACCTTCGTCATGTGTAGGAAGCAGAAAGACCCGAGggaaagtttttatatgttattttatgccATCGtttctttcattatttattacatgaatatttttcatttcagtcCGTCCGTGGCTTGTCGGGGATCGCTTCTTCTCAGCAGGAATAGCAATAGTTCACGCATCCGCTTCGTAGTCGTAGCGACTTCTCGTTGTTGAAGTTCtcgtaaatttaaaactagcttgttttttgatttcatccaggatatttataaacaaataagggATAATGTATTAAACTGTTCTCAGAAAGAACGTACAGCTCAGCAGCAGCTCAGCTACAGGGAtccagttaaaaaatattattatctttaaaactttttatgaaTAGAAGATTATATGTCCGAAGCGGGAAAAACCGCCAAATAGGACCTCCGTGagttaataatgtttgatagttatgataagatttattacggtcttaatatttatttatcgataTCTGAATATATAAAGTGAAAAAAGAACGTTGTAGCGTTTATGTCGACGTTTGCGCGATGATCGCAGCACtatttttagatttcttttttaaaatcctgttttatttttgacagtATATTCTTATTGCCTAGTTTATACCGAGCGAGTTCAGGACATAACGTGGAGACGATGCAACCTGTTTCAAGTCTTCACCTGaaccacaatatttttatatcattgagGACTGCTGGCATCCTCAACCGTCgggttttaatacataaatagtaaAGCGTGTCATTCCAACTACTTCCAACGTTGCTCTACCATTCATCAATTCTTGCCACCGTCGCCTAATTTGTTATTGATTATCCTTACCCgtttaatatttctcaattaTTTAAACCTATTTTGGTAAAATTAACAACAGTTCTTTTGACACTCATAACAAAAGAAGTTCCATTTCGCATTCATTTTGTGAAGTATAAttgactaaaaaaaaatgtgtaccAACTATATTCTGAAGTGTTCTGCTTCTGAGTAAAGATAATTTTCAGATCGTGTCACCCCTTAGAGTGTTCTATTTCTGTTCTGATCTCTGTATCTGTGTACTGGAGAAAGTGTCGAGTCCTCGCGGTGGGCCCGGTGCCAACGTCGCGGTTTCCACCTCGCACTGAACACTTCGACGCACATCACTGGAATCAATGCAAACAAAAATCCTCTCGTTTCCTTGTTAAGGCGGGAGTCTTAATTCCTTCAATATGTATTGCATGAACACAGACAGCTCTTTGTATTTATAGCAGCTTTAAAACTCCTCATCGGAAGTGGATTTAAAAACGGTTTAAAAGGGACGTAAAATATCTCAAGAGTCtgtattataactaaaaagcTAAACCCTTTGACATCGTGGATCAGTCGTCGGAGGCGGGGGAGAGTGTGTTCACCTCGAAAGAGAGATTTAATGTCCTCGTCTAATGAGTGAGGGATCCTCCTCCTCCTCACAAACGATAATTATAATGGCATTCAACTGACGCCGGTGACGGCCTCAGATTCATTTAGcaattataaacattgtaaTCCTCAGTCATCAGTTTGGGATATATGTTTGTACGTAAACTTCGTtgggacattttttttaaatatttgagcattttgtaattatttcattgttcGCGTTTGGACCTCCTCTCTATACTTTGCTACGTCTTCAAAGAGAGAAACGTTTTCACTTCATCAATGTATatatgtctgtgtgtgtgtgtgtttgtgtgtatgtgtgtattatTCATAATCATTAAGTAACttgttttgaaacaaattactttttctttctcaatatgaaaaatgtttaattgtgAGAGTTTCATTTTTCCAATAATTtagtaatcaaatatttaagccAATTCGATCTGAAGATGAGCCGTTAATGATTCATATGCTTCCTGTGTTTTAACCCTTACAAGACACAAAACCAATATGTAAGCTCTCAGCTTCCTCAGTGCCAGCCTGCTCCATGCGGATGTCCGAGAACCCCACTTCAATAGTTTTCAGGGGCCTGAGTATAGTTCTCTAATAACTTTCATTAGATGTCTTCGAATGTATTTATAGACATTTAACTGTTCTTTTCCTTTATGATCAGGTCGTAGGTCAAATGTGCGtttatgatttctttttacCAGAAATActccatttaataatttattttcattacaaaatggtTAAGATAAATGAGTGgatgaatgatattttataattgaatgtcTCTTACCGGAGACTGGAGAGCGACGCCATGGTTCAAAAAGTTAACATATTCATAGCATTTCTAAGTAATTATACGAAGAGAGACGCGCGTCTCGGCGACCAGCTCGCTCACTGGAcatgttttattgatttattgtgTTATTGCCATCTCTTCCTCTGGacatacgtacatacatacatacattctagTTAAGGATCTAATAACCAATATGGGAAGAGAAAGTGTTGTGTTTATAACAATTGTCTTTAAAGCTACGCGCCCACCTTGGACGAGCCCGACAGCCCCGAGTGGCTGGAGTCCACGTCTCGGAGGTCGTCTCCTCTCAGCGAGTCGTCTTCCTTCCCGTCTTTCACTATGAGGAACAGCTCGTCGATCCTCGTCTTCATGCTGTTCAGATCGTTTCTGACTCTCTTCTTCTCCGCTCCGTCTTCTAAGCCCGTGATCCTCTCCGCCAACTGGCCGACGACTCTCTGTATATCTTCCACGGTTCTCTTAAGCCCCTCGTATTTGTTGCCGAGGTTGGTCTGAATGTTTCCTATCTTCTCCACTCTCTCCGTCAGCTGTTTCAAGTTCCTGTCC harbors:
- the LOC116775024 gene encoding coactosin-like protein isoform X2 encodes the protein MSEGLEYETIVQNGPKKVTMTTGLDRDTIRAAYEDVRSDSSPTEWAVFKFEGTRIVCAARGGDFSEFRTHFADDERAFGYLRMQMGDEMSKRKKFMLMTWVGPNVSVINRAKMSTDKAIIKDIISNFAVELQLESQSEIDIDQFKEALNRAGGANYGTGIRDL
- the LOC116775024 gene encoding coactosin-like protein isoform X1, with amino-acid sequence MADEQSQMDRNLKQLTERVEKIGNIQTNLGNKYEGLKRTVEDIQRVVGQLAERITGLEDGAEKKRVRNDLNSMKTRIDELFLIVKDGKEDDSLRGDDLRDVDSSHSGLSGSSKVTMTTGLDRDTIRAAYEDVRSDSSPTEWAVFKFEGTRIVCAARGGDFSEFRTHFADDERAFGYLRMQMGDEMSKRKKFMLMTWVGPNVSVINRAKMSTDKAIIKDIISNFAVELQLESQSEIDIDQFKEALNRAGGANYGTGIRDL